TTGGCAATGTGCTGTTCGATCGATGCACGGGGATAGGTCAGGTCGGTTGTGAAGCTGAACAAGGCCAAGCCCACTGCTCGGGTGGGTCGGGGGATCCTTCCGCCAGGACGGCCACAAGGGCCCAGTGATTTGCGTAAATTGATGAGTTTTTAACCGAAGCAACAGGGACCAGGGACCACCGTGTGGTTGGATACTTTctgcaataaattttactaCTTCCTCGCTCATCGCGCCCGTGGCCTCGCGGGCGACGTCAATCATTTTCGAAATTAGATTTATGACGCCCGCTGCCATTGCTCGGGCGCGCGCTGGTGGTCAAGGggagaacggagaaaaaagcCACCCCTCGGATGCCGCGGATGGTGTTACGGCATTGAAACGGAATTAACGAGTACGGGGGAGTTTGCGTGACCTTAATTTCGCGCGCCCCGAGGCGCGCTCTGGCACAAGCCCAAGCCCTCTTCCGGGGAGTGCtcaccggtccaccggtgtGGCGGTGGTTAGGGCCCATTAGCGGACGCCTTTCGGGACGCCTTGTGGTAGCATTTTCCTTTTGCACCCAGCCCATGCCAGATGCCGACGACGGGCCCCGGGATAATACTTCCTGCCGCGCGGCGCAAATGATGAAATAAGGGAACGCGGAACGATGCTTCCAACTGATTTGCGGattatgtatttttaaagCGCTCTGCCACCGTGCGGTCGTGGGGCCGTGTggccgctgttgttgttttgttgccacAAATACGCATACACAGCGAAGGACAGAGAATGACATCATGGGCTCTGGAATGGAGCAGCCTGGTGCTTTATCTGGCCACGTGGTTGACTGTGGAATCGACTTATAAATTATTATAAGCTCAACTATTAGATTATtagaatattaaaattaaatttcttgttttataaaaataaaattataaattcaGCGCTGCTCGCAGCTCACTTCCCGCCAAGATCGTTAAATTGCTAAACGTAGTTCTTCCACTCCGCGTGgcgtctctttcgctccttcCTCGGGGACCTCTGATATCTGCTTGACGTCCGCATGTTGGCGCGTTGATTTATGTCTTACTTGTAACGCTCGGTTGGCTATTTGTCCATCCATTAGCCGCGTACCGCCACCGCTGGCTACCCCGGGGCCGGATGTTATTGGTCCGGGCTGGGCACTGCTTTTAGTGGTCCCCCCAGCGGCCCGTCGACTCGATAGTGGACCACCATCAGCTTCGGGCCCCTTTGTGTTATTTTCGCACAGTTCCGCCCGGCCtggccggtcccggtgttatgaaaattgataaaacaaagCTCTAACGGCACAAATCGGAACCGTTTGTTCACCAAACAGACCGAgtgggtgtgcgtgtgggtaTTTGTAGACGTTTTCCATTAACTTTCCCGCGGATGGACCCAGTCAAGTGGTCAGTGGCGATAGAAGAAACGTGCACGGCACACGGTTGCGGCTTTCTTCTTCTGGCCAtcttggttttgtttggctttctaGAGCGTAAACTACGACGGAACGCGCCGCTCCCATGTAACGCCAACGATGTAACGCTTCACAGAACACCAGGCAACGATGGCCAGTGGCCAactttcggtggtggcctACACGTGTTTTCGCCCACCACCCGCCCGGACAAGGTTGTATCCATTTCGCGCCCGATAGCATTTCGCATTTCCACTGACCAGATTATTTCTCTGGCGGCAACATTCCGAGATGAAAGCCTGGTCGGGACTATTTGGCACCGGGCCAGGGGGGCGGTCTAAGGTTCTAAAATAAGcggtattattattttatgccaGGCGCACTTGGCGCGAAGAGAAAGATCGCCAACACGTGATCGGTCTTTCCGTCCCCTTGAAAGTGACCCTccgttttcttcaatttcagTCGCCAACAGTCTCGAAATTACCAACCTCCGGGTGCCCAGCTCCTACACGATTGCGAGGGCCGAAAACCAGGAGAAGGATCTCGTCCTCGGTTGCGACTACGATATCGACGAGAACGACTCGAAAGGATTCGtgctgaaatggaaacacaaCGATCTGCAGATCTACCAGTGGATCCCGTCGAGGAATCCGGTCGTGTTTGTAAGTCTGGTCCGAGCGACATTACAATCCCCTAAAGGTGCCTTACGCTTGTTCTATTCGTTGCCCTTGCAGAGCTCATTCCGGGGGCATCTCGATACCGAGTACTCGGAGTCGGAGGATCGGCTTCACAAACACAGTGCCTTAAAGTTTATCACTCCGATGGCCAACCATACGGGCAACTACACGTGCCAGGTGTCGACCTACCAACGGATGGCCACCAAAACGGCCCACCTACAGATCATCGTACCGGAGACGGACTTTTCGCTCGGGTTTCAGCGCGAAACGAACGGCAGCACGTTGGTGTTCTGCAATGTCGGTGAAATCTACCCGCTGCCCGATGTGTCTTTGGTGTAAGTAGCGCCCCGCGGGGGGTCATTTTAACCTCATCTGCTCACGCTCGTTCCGTTTGTAGGATCGACGACGAGAAAGTCACGGATGTGGTGGTCAGCGAGCAGGTGCAGGACTTCACGGGCTATTACAACGTGAGCGTGCAGCACATCCTGGCGGACCAGAACAAGGACATGCAGATCGACTGCGAAGTGACGATACCGGCGACGGAGTACCGGCTGCACACCAGTATGCCTTATCTGGGTAATTCGCGTGACGAACTGGGACCCTTAGATTCAATCTCTGAGCAATTTGCTTCTCTACCTCCAGGTTCGGGGCTCCAGGTGACTGGG
The nucleotide sequence above comes from Anopheles bellator chromosome 1, idAnoBellAS_SP24_06.2, whole genome shotgun sequence. Encoded proteins:
- the LOC131208739 gene encoding uncharacterized protein LOC131208739: MDKQRRGLIFKTGLVLLFLQVANSLEITNLRVPSSYTIARAENQEKDLVLGCDYDIDENDSKGFVLKWKHNDLQIYQWIPSRNPVVFSSFRGHLDTEYSESEDRLHKHSALKFITPMANHTGNYTCQVSTYQRMATKTAHLQIIVPETDFSLGFQRETNGSTLVFCNVGEIYPLPDVSLVIDDEKVTDVVVSEQVQDFTGYYNVSVQHILADQNKDMQIDCEVTIPATEYRLHTSMPYLGSGLQVTGATLPVVLCTLVTTVVARMLCAF